Proteins encoded by one window of Aphis gossypii isolate Hap1 chromosome X, ASM2018417v2, whole genome shotgun sequence:
- the LOC114125742 gene encoding radial spoke head protein 6 homolog A-like isoform X1 — translation MLNNLGKITIKGKKNNKKTTNMKSNNSVLKSESSELLSYMISKENCGISLYTHIQTLLDMFIFQNPIQPITYFEYYSENIKMLYQKTQPDPDLNFFNNIDIDIFNKILEIYKDTMFNVREHKISSISYEYEVEAEYDDTQHNEDVNEINVQDLSKINYMFNKAGCGLTNDEAHLIGITMDQMSQLEKFKSIRYWGKIIGLKRNYYILECDWKNKELEYKLRLLNLVFNTNKNKVQHEYDDENENENQEDVELEKYILSEEENGFFSKTTLSAPIKKNINEESEYLFDSIKSEVCSLLPTELDNDDYLSHEIFGFGANKKSYFVTNQLNDSWIELPLLKPHHIIQSRNIKRYFTGNLESPVESYPLFQGLEKHYLRAQIARITAATQISPRDYFVLNYNSNLYKWRKLNTFQTKAMSHKWIHEYIVNADYNPLSVYDLLEPNNWVHHTPLISEKGVTKAWSNIIESEGDLQQNSEKIELNCKIKVNSEMGRGDGDYLDIFGDLSHDAYADEMPPWKFELTNRFDHTITYATVRSNLWPGAYAVARENLLDYTYHGWGLKWNAFSFTVQPLSGYQPSDPYRFDSGMTAEIKDPTRDDELRYLAIVNKRKEDRARMKIGVLQPFSAADEDEERILNQHDYD, via the exons atgttaaataatttaggaaaaataaccattaaaggtaaaaaaaacaataaaaaaactacaaatatgAAAAGCAACAATTCAGTGTTAAAATCGGAATCCAGTGAGCTATTATCTTATATGATAAGTAAAGAAAACTGTGGCATTAGTTT GTACACACATATTCAAACATTATtagatatgtttatatttcaaaatcctATACAgccaataacatattttgaatactacagtgaaaatattaagatGTTATATCAGAAAACACAACCAGATCctgatttgaattttttcaataacattgACATTGACatctttaacaaaatattagaaatatataaa GATACTATGTTTAATGTGAGAGAACATAAAATTAGTAGTATATCATATGAGTATGAAGTTGAAGCAGAATATGATGATACACAACATAATGAAGACGTGAATGAGATTAATGTACAAGACTTATCAAAAATCAACTACATGTTTAATAAAGCAGGATGTGGCTTAACAAATGATGAAGCTCACCTTATTGGGATAACTATGGACCAAATGTCACAACTcgaaaagtttaaaagtattag ATATTGGGGTAAAATAATAGGCTTAAAACGTAACTATTACATTTTGGAATGTGattggaaaaataaagaattggAATACAAACTTAGA ctcttaaatttagtttttaatactaacaaaaataaagtacaaCATGAATATGatgatgaaaatgaaaacgAAAATCAAGAAGATGtagaattagaaaaatatattttatctgaagaagaaaatggatttttttccaaaactaCATTATCTgctccaattaaaaaaaatattaacgaagAATCAGAGTATTTATTCGATTCTATAAAATCGGAAGTGTGTTCCCTTCTACCCACAGAACTCGataatgatgattatttatCCCATGAAATATTTGGTTTCGGAGCTAATAAaaag tcATACTTTGTTACAAATCAATTAAACGATTCATGGATCGAACTGCCACTTCTCAAGCCtcatcatattattcaatCGCGGAATATCAAACGATACTTTACAGGAAATTTAGAGTCCCCT GTTGAATCTTATCCATTATTCCAAGGTTTGGAAAAACATTATCTCAGAGCTCAAATTGCAAGGATAACAGCTGCAACTCAAATATCACCACGTGATTATTTTGTACTCaactataattcaaatttatataaatggagGAAATTAAACACTTTCCAAACGAAAGCGATGTCAcacaaat GGATCCACGAGTACATAGTGAACGCAGACTACAATCCTTTATCGGTATACGATTTACTTGAACCGAACAACTGGGTACATCACACTCCCTTGATTTCGGAAAAAGGAGTGACCAAAGCATGgagtaatattatagagtCAGAAGGAGACTTAcaacaa AACTCGGAGAAGATTGAACTTAATTGCAAGATTAAGGTAAACTCAGAAATGGGAAGAGGAGACGGTgactatttagatatttttggaGACCTGTCACACGACGCTTATGCGGATGAAATGCCGCCATGGAAATTCGAATTAACCAATCGATTTGACCATACGATCACTTACGCGACCGTCCGGTCCAATCTTTGGCCTGGGGCGTATGCAGTTGCGCGTGAAAA CCTTCTGGATTACACATATCACGGTTGGGGCCTCAAATGGAACGCCTTTAGTTTCACGGTCCAGCCGTTGAGTGGATATCAGCCGTCCGATCCCTATAGATTTGATTCCGGCATGACCGCTGAGATTAAAGATCCGACTCGCGATGACGAACTGAGGTATCTCGCAATAGTTAATAAGAGGAAGGAGGATCGAGCTCGTATGAAAATTGGAGTTCTGCAACCGTTTTCTGCAGCAGACGAGGACGAAGAAAGAATCCTCAATCAACATGACTACGATTGA
- the LOC114125742 gene encoding radial spoke head protein 6 homolog A-like isoform X2 — MFIFQNPIQPITYFEYYSENIKMLYQKTQPDPDLNFFNNIDIDIFNKILEIYKDTMFNVREHKISSISYEYEVEAEYDDTQHNEDVNEINVQDLSKINYMFNKAGCGLTNDEAHLIGITMDQMSQLEKFKSIRYWGKIIGLKRNYYILECDWKNKELEYKLRLLNLVFNTNKNKVQHEYDDENENENQEDVELEKYILSEEENGFFSKTTLSAPIKKNINEESEYLFDSIKSEVCSLLPTELDNDDYLSHEIFGFGANKKSYFVTNQLNDSWIELPLLKPHHIIQSRNIKRYFTGNLESPVESYPLFQGLEKHYLRAQIARITAATQISPRDYFVLNYNSNLYKWRKLNTFQTKAMSHKWIHEYIVNADYNPLSVYDLLEPNNWVHHTPLISEKGVTKAWSNIIESEGDLQQNSEKIELNCKIKVNSEMGRGDGDYLDIFGDLSHDAYADEMPPWKFELTNRFDHTITYATVRSNLWPGAYAVARENLLDYTYHGWGLKWNAFSFTVQPLSGYQPSDPYRFDSGMTAEIKDPTRDDELRYLAIVNKRKEDRARMKIGVLQPFSAADEDEERILNQHDYD; from the exons atgtttatatttcaaaatcctATACAgccaataacatattttgaatactacagtgaaaatattaagatGTTATATCAGAAAACACAACCAGATCctgatttgaattttttcaataacattgACATTGACatctttaacaaaatattagaaatatataaa GATACTATGTTTAATGTGAGAGAACATAAAATTAGTAGTATATCATATGAGTATGAAGTTGAAGCAGAATATGATGATACACAACATAATGAAGACGTGAATGAGATTAATGTACAAGACTTATCAAAAATCAACTACATGTTTAATAAAGCAGGATGTGGCTTAACAAATGATGAAGCTCACCTTATTGGGATAACTATGGACCAAATGTCACAACTcgaaaagtttaaaagtattag ATATTGGGGTAAAATAATAGGCTTAAAACGTAACTATTACATTTTGGAATGTGattggaaaaataaagaattggAATACAAACTTAGA ctcttaaatttagtttttaatactaacaaaaataaagtacaaCATGAATATGatgatgaaaatgaaaacgAAAATCAAGAAGATGtagaattagaaaaatatattttatctgaagaagaaaatggatttttttccaaaactaCATTATCTgctccaattaaaaaaaatattaacgaagAATCAGAGTATTTATTCGATTCTATAAAATCGGAAGTGTGTTCCCTTCTACCCACAGAACTCGataatgatgattatttatCCCATGAAATATTTGGTTTCGGAGCTAATAAaaag tcATACTTTGTTACAAATCAATTAAACGATTCATGGATCGAACTGCCACTTCTCAAGCCtcatcatattattcaatCGCGGAATATCAAACGATACTTTACAGGAAATTTAGAGTCCCCT GTTGAATCTTATCCATTATTCCAAGGTTTGGAAAAACATTATCTCAGAGCTCAAATTGCAAGGATAACAGCTGCAACTCAAATATCACCACGTGATTATTTTGTACTCaactataattcaaatttatataaatggagGAAATTAAACACTTTCCAAACGAAAGCGATGTCAcacaaat GGATCCACGAGTACATAGTGAACGCAGACTACAATCCTTTATCGGTATACGATTTACTTGAACCGAACAACTGGGTACATCACACTCCCTTGATTTCGGAAAAAGGAGTGACCAAAGCATGgagtaatattatagagtCAGAAGGAGACTTAcaacaa AACTCGGAGAAGATTGAACTTAATTGCAAGATTAAGGTAAACTCAGAAATGGGAAGAGGAGACGGTgactatttagatatttttggaGACCTGTCACACGACGCTTATGCGGATGAAATGCCGCCATGGAAATTCGAATTAACCAATCGATTTGACCATACGATCACTTACGCGACCGTCCGGTCCAATCTTTGGCCTGGGGCGTATGCAGTTGCGCGTGAAAA CCTTCTGGATTACACATATCACGGTTGGGGCCTCAAATGGAACGCCTTTAGTTTCACGGTCCAGCCGTTGAGTGGATATCAGCCGTCCGATCCCTATAGATTTGATTCCGGCATGACCGCTGAGATTAAAGATCCGACTCGCGATGACGAACTGAGGTATCTCGCAATAGTTAATAAGAGGAAGGAGGATCGAGCTCGTATGAAAATTGGAGTTCTGCAACCGTTTTCTGCAGCAGACGAGGACGAAGAAAGAATCCTCAATCAACATGACTACGATTGA